The genomic region attgaatgtaattaaaattttttcaaacattaaTTTTCCTTTATTCTATGCAAATTCTTAAATCTAATATTAATCtaataaaataactcaaaaaaattcATAAACAAACTAATACATTCATCCCATTCATCTGCTATCATCTAATActcttttatgtaaaaaaatgccTCATGACGTAACACAAATAACCTGACTACTAACTGTCACTCATGGAACATACTGAACATACCTTAAATTTATCTATGTCAAAATTGTCAATGTCAATTCAGATGCCATTTTGTGTTTAGTGTTTACATGTTTACATTTACATTTTGTATGTATTTACATCTTCTAATGCTTCTAACTactgtatttttatatttatatcaatgcaaatatgtgatattttaaAACCTATACCATTCTGTGTTTTTTTAAACGCTAGACTGTGTCGTTCTTAGCAGTTGGAATTACAAATTTTATACAGAAAATCTCTGGCAAACAATGTGATTTATAGTAAGTATTACATACTTTTGAAAGTTATTCAGTCTCATCATgataatatttgaaaatatcatTAATGTGGAATATGCCTCTAATTTTATTATCTGCATCCATCAACACATAACTATTTATTGCATTCTGATTTGTTATGATATAAGGGCCTTCAAATAAGGGTTGAAATTTTTTACATAGATTTTCTCTCAAATTTCCTCTTCTGAGATTTCTGACTAGTACCTGTTCTCCTCTTTGAAATGTTATTGGTTTCTTTATTTTTCGATTATGTTTTCTCACATATTTTTCAGCTTTCCTCATGATTCTTTGATTTACTTTTTGTAACACTGCTTCATACTTATCTTTATTATATTCACTAATCCATTTTCTGTTTCCTATATGTCCAAACATTAAATATTCTGGTATTTCTTCTGTATTTAAATTATgggtattatttaaaaaatattctacTTCATGTACATGCTGCTCCCAAGTTAGATGATTTTCATAACATACAAtccttaaatatttaattacttctTTAATATATCTTTCTGCTGGGTTTGCCTGTGGATGCCTTATACTTGTAAAATGCATCTTGATACCCTTTTTCTCACAAAATGTTCGAAGATTTTGGTTGTTAAAATAGGTAGCGTTATCAATGATACAATTTCTAAATGGTCCTATTTCTTCAGAAAATTGATTAATATATATCTTTAATGTTTTAACATTTGTTCTTGAGCATGGATATAgcttaataaattttgtatataaatCAACTATCACTAGTATATGCTTTTTTCCTGTTGGACTGggaattaaatttgaaataaaatccATGGAAACTGTGTTTAGTTTTTCATATGAAACATTAGACttatatgtgtttttatttttgaaattcttttctttatttaattgacatATATGACGCTGTGTCGTGATTTCTTTTGCTATGCTCAGATCATTCTTTGTAAAATAATTATCCCTAAAGAGCATCCAAAGCTTTCTTGATCCTATATGCATGTAATTGTTATGTAAATCTTTCATTATTTCCTTGGTCAAACTTCTACTGATTACATATACTTCTATTCCATTGATTATTTTATAATACACCCCATCTTTACTAAGTTGCTTTTCCTTTTCCTCAAGATTGATTTGATCTCTCATTATCTGTTCTTTAGAGTATAACCCTGTGCTTTCTACTAATTGATTTATTCCAACTTTTAGTGTTCTTTGTCCATTTTGTGGTATATTTTCTAACCTTGACAAAGCATCTGCCACTATGTTTGATTTTCCTGAAATGTATTTGATTTCAAAACTATATTCACTTAGTAGTAGGCTCCAACGGTGGACTCGACTGTttccatatttgttttttaatatagaTGTTAATGCTTGATGATCTGTTTCGATGGTAAAATCATTACCCAATAAATAAAATCTTAATTTTGTGACACAGTGTATGATACTTGCTAATTCTAATTCTGATACTGAGTACCCCTTTTCGTGTGGCTTTGTAATTCTTGAAATAAATTGTATCGGGTAATCTACCCCATTATATGTTTGTAATAATACCCCCGATAATCTCTCAATTGATGCATCTGTTCTTAACGTGAATGGTTTTGTATAGTCAGGATGGTATACTTGTAAATTTgtcagaaaaatattttttatttcttggaATGCTAGTTCTCTCCTCTCGTTCCATTTCCATCGTACATCTTTTCTTAATAGTTCAAGTAATGGAATTTCTTTTTTACTTAGGTCTGGTATCATccttttataataattaactatACCAATAAATCCTCTTAAAGTTCTTAAATTGTGTGGTGTTTTATATTCTTGAATAACCTGTATTCGTTCTGGATCCATCTCTATTCCTTTAGTGTTAAGTTTATATCCTAGATATATTACTTCTTTTTGAAAGAATTTACATTTTTCTTGATTTATTTTTAGTCCAACTTCATCTAATCTGTCAATTATAATTTTTAGGTGTTTTTCGTGATCCTCAGccgttttagaaaaaattaatatatcaTCAATGTAGTGAATTACAAAATGTTCATATTGATCCAATATATCATGAAGACATCTACATAAAGCACTGCAAGATGATTGAAGTCCAAATGGTACTACTTTGAACTGATAGACAACTCCATCTATCTGAAATCCTGTATACTGTCTACTTTTCCTTTCTAGGGGAATTAACCAGAAACTATGCCGCAAAtcgatttttgtgaaaaaatacattcctGTAATTCTTCCTAATATTCCATCTATACTCATTGGTGCTTCAAATTGCTTTTCGGTGATATTGTTAATATTCCTTGCATCTAGACATAATCTGATTTCACCTGATGTTTTACGTACCACTACTATTGGGTTTATAAAACATGTATCTGCCTTTTCAATGATGCCATCTTTTAGCATGTTCTTAATTTCTCTGTTTACTTCTTCTCTATATTTATATGGTATTCGGTATGAttttattttaaagtctttttcTTCCTTAACCTTTATACTATGGGTATAATTTTGTGCAATTCTATtttctttattgataagcccctTGTGTTGCCGCAATATGGAAACGACTATTAATTTATATTGTTCAGGGCAACTTAAACCTTCTATAACTTTTTCTtctttacaaataaaattatttttcattataAAATCATTAGTCCTTCCTTCCAATTTTACGCACTCCGCTCCGTAGGCATCCTTCTGCTCAAATTTACCATTCCTTAAATAttcattataattattattctttttaatattattggACATTTCCCTATCATAATACATTTTCTCTtcatcaacataattattttctTGTAATATTCTACCATCAACTCTTATTCCTTGTTCCACCTCTTCTCTCTCCATAAACCCTATTTTTTTCCCTTCCAAAGTTAccattttttcttcaaaatctaTCTTTACTTTATTCTTTTCCAGTTCGTCATTTCCCATTAAAATGTCAACACATAAGTCCTTGACAATAAATCCTTGCATACTAATTTGTTTATTAAgaatatcaattttaaaattaaccAGTTTATTAATTTCTCCCAGCTTCTTATTATTTGCacctattattttaatttttggaatctTGATTATATCTGTTAATtttaatgtattaaaaataaaattttccgaGACTAGAGTACTttctgaaccagtatcaatcataaccTTAATCATGTTATTTTGGGCCATAGCatttatataaattaaattaatagattcaaaatttttatattcatctaAAGAAATAAATTCCGAAGGTTTTTCATAATGACAATGGCCCAACTTGAAATTCAGAAAGTCCTCTACATAAAATTTGGATTATTAGGATTGTCAGATTGTGTCTGATCATTTGGATCTAATTCTCGATGTCTTTCACTACTTTCACTTCTACTATTCATATTTTCTTGCCATGTACTATTCCGTTGACTGTCTTCGCAGCTCTGACCCCTTACATAATTTACCTGTCTGTTGTAATTATATCTTTGTGCATTTCTCCTGGTGTTAAAATCTTgcctattataattattattattattaaaattctcTCTATTACCTTGTCTCTCTTGTCTATTATCATtagtattattattaaaattctcTCTATTACCTTGTCTCTCATAACTAGTATTATTgttgttattaaaattttgaGAATTACTACCATACCTATTATTGTTATATGATTGTCTATTTTTACTATTATTACTTGTAATATAACCTCTTTGTACTCTTTGAATAAAGTTAATAAAACTGTCTACTGTTTGAATGTTTTGTACTGTGACTGTTTGCACAACGTCCGCATCAAAGTGTCTAGAAACATTCAAAACTGTTTCGTCTTCTCTAAGTGGTGGTTCTAAATATTTTGCAACAGTTATTAATTTTAAAGCATAATCTACCATATTTAAACTTAAATTGCGATTATACTTTCCAAAATATAAAACTTCCCTAAATCTAGCTTGTTCTAATTCACCCCAATAATAATTTAAGaatttattttcaaatgtttGCAGATTATCTAAATCGTTTTCAATGCTGGCAAACCAGGTTGCTGCATTGTCACTTAATGTCATTCTAATATAATCTTTTATATCATTAATATTATTCACTGatcttaatttatgttttaaactATTTATGTATACTCTAGGATGTAAATTTTTTATGTTACCAGAGAATTTTATACCTGTCTCATTTGTTAAATTCAAGTAAGGTCTCCCTATGTCTCTTATTTGTGAAATGTCTTCTATTCTCTGTTCTACATTCCTTATGTGATGGTTGTTTGTTTGGATATTTTGTAGCATATCATCAAATTTTTCTTCAGTCTTTCTCCTTTCTTCGTAAATTTT from Diabrotica virgifera virgifera chromosome 3, PGI_DIABVI_V3a harbors:
- the LOC126882621 gene encoding GATA zinc finger domain-containing protein 4-like, with protein sequence MERNIEIQKYNLEAKIYEERRKTEEKFDDMLQNIQTNNHHIRNVEQRIEDISQIRDIGRPYLNLTNETGIKFSGNIKNLHPRVYINSLKHKLRSVNNINDIKDYIRMTLSDNAATWFASIENDLDNLQTFENKFLNYYWGELEQARFREVLYFGKYNRNLSLNMVDYALKLITVAKYLEPPLREDETVLNVSRHFDADVVQTVTVQNIQTVDSFINFIQRVQRGYITSNNSKNRQSYNNNRYGSNSQNFNNNNNTSYERQGNRENFNNNTNDNRQERQGNRENFNNNNNYNRQDFNTRRNAQRYNYNRQVNYVRGQSCEDSQRNSTWQENMNSRSESSERHRELDPNDQTQSDNPNNPNFM